One region of Chryseobacterium sp. SORGH_AS_0447 genomic DNA includes:
- a CDS encoding NAD(P)/FAD-dependent oxidoreductase produces the protein MSKEFVDVLVIGAGPSGCVSSSYLKKNNVSVKVVEKTKFPRLVVGESLIPRVMDHFDEAGLFPALDKMGFEKKLGARFLRGNEVCIFDFSNKFGEGWDWTWQVPRADFDNALAQEVINKGIDLEFETEVTGIEFNGTDSVTTVKTKDGETKEIHAKFVIDSSGYGRVLPRLLDLEKPSKLSPHSAIFSHVKDINREEGTEGTLISFDIIETEVWLWVIPFSNGNTSVGIVGPTEYIDQLSENGDAAEALRKAISLSDYYVKRFGDVDFLFEPRHLKDYSCSVKSLFGDGFALTGNASEFLDPVFSSGMAFATESGMLAAKLALRQLNSEKIDWQKEYADYILYGVDVFTTYVKEWYTGNLQELFFHQPENPDVKRKICAVLAGYVWNKKNTFVRIHDTAIKNLAEFIKTEKQQA, from the coding sequence ATGAGCAAAGAATTTGTTGACGTTCTTGTAATCGGAGCCGGGCCATCCGGATGCGTATCTTCTTCATACTTAAAGAAGAACAACGTCAGCGTAAAAGTTGTTGAAAAAACGAAGTTTCCCAGATTGGTGGTTGGGGAAAGCCTGATTCCACGGGTGATGGATCATTTTGACGAGGCCGGCCTTTTTCCGGCACTGGATAAAATGGGATTTGAAAAGAAATTGGGCGCACGTTTTTTAAGAGGCAACGAAGTTTGTATTTTTGATTTCAGCAATAAATTCGGGGAAGGCTGGGACTGGACCTGGCAGGTTCCGAGAGCGGATTTTGATAATGCTTTAGCACAGGAAGTAATCAACAAGGGCATTGACCTGGAATTTGAAACCGAAGTTACCGGTATTGAATTCAACGGAACGGATTCTGTAACGACTGTAAAAACGAAAGACGGCGAAACAAAAGAAATCCATGCCAAATTCGTAATTGATTCCAGTGGTTACGGAAGGGTACTACCAAGACTTCTGGATCTTGAAAAGCCATCGAAACTATCGCCCCACTCCGCTATTTTTTCCCATGTAAAAGACATCAACCGTGAAGAGGGAACCGAAGGAACGCTGATTTCTTTCGATATCATTGAAACGGAAGTCTGGCTTTGGGTAATCCCTTTCTCCAATGGAAATACAAGTGTAGGTATCGTAGGACCTACGGAATATATCGACCAATTATCTGAAAACGGCGATGCAGCCGAAGCGTTGCGGAAAGCCATTTCCTTATCGGATTATTATGTAAAACGTTTCGGAGATGTGGATTTCCTGTTTGAGCCGAGACATCTTAAAGATTATTCATGTTCGGTAAAAAGCCTTTTCGGGGACGGTTTTGCACTCACGGGGAATGCTTCGGAATTCCTGGATCCTGTTTTCTCTTCGGGGATGGCTTTTGCCACGGAATCCGGAATGCTGGCGGCAAAATTAGCCTTGAGACAGCTGAACAGTGAAAAAATCGACTGGCAAAAAGAATACGCAGATTACATTCTTTATGGGGTGGATGTTTTCACGACGTATGTAAAAGAATGGTATACCGGAAATCTTCAGGAGCTTTTTTTCCACCAGCCGGAAAATCCGGATGTCAAAAGAAAGATCTGCGCCGTGCTGGCCGGCTATGTCTGGAACAAGAAAAATACGTTCGTAAGAATACACGATACGGCGATTAAAAACTTAGCCGAATTTATAAAAACAGAAAAGCAACAGGCATAA
- the hutH gene encoding histidine ammonia-lyase, with translation MKINNFLELSDFKKVIIENEKIELDETLLARVDESFRFLKEFSKNKVIYGVNTGFGPMAQFKISDEDTHQLQYNLIRSHSSGMGNPLPADEAKACMLARLNTLSLGKSGVHHSVVYLLKELINRDITPLIFEHGGVGASGDLVQLAHLALVLIGEGEVFYQGERRPTKEVFEAESLEPIQVEIREGLALMNGTSVMSGIGVVNAHKANQLTDISLKLSCAINEIVQAYDDHLSEVLNGTKLHAGQQKIASKMRAHLSDSKLIRKRADHLYTHFEEQEKVFKEKVQEYYSLRCVPQILGPVLDTLEYTEKVLENEINSANDNPIINVEDQHVYHGGNFHGDYISLEMDKLKIVVTKLTMLAERQLNYLLNAKINEILPPFVNLGKLGFNFGMQGVQFTATSTTAESQMLSNPMYVHSIPNNNDNQDIVSMGTNAAVICRKVIENAFEVLTIEAITIVQAIEYLGFQDKISSATKELYDEIRKIIPAFSNDMVMYPYLQEVKNYLKNL, from the coding sequence ATGAAAATAAACAACTTTTTAGAACTGAGCGACTTTAAAAAAGTCATCATTGAGAATGAGAAAATAGAACTGGATGAAACGCTTCTTGCCAGAGTGGATGAAAGTTTTCGGTTTTTAAAAGAATTTTCAAAGAATAAAGTAATATATGGAGTGAATACGGGCTTCGGTCCGATGGCGCAGTTCAAGATCAGTGATGAAGATACGCATCAGCTTCAGTACAACCTGATCAGGAGCCATTCTTCCGGGATGGGCAACCCGCTTCCTGCCGATGAAGCGAAGGCATGTATGCTGGCAAGGCTGAATACATTGTCGCTTGGGAAATCAGGAGTTCATCACTCGGTTGTATATTTACTTAAAGAATTAATCAACAGGGATATTACACCGCTGATTTTTGAGCACGGAGGAGTAGGGGCAAGCGGTGATTTGGTACAGCTGGCTCACTTGGCTTTGGTGCTGATCGGAGAAGGCGAAGTTTTTTACCAGGGGGAAAGAAGACCGACGAAAGAAGTATTTGAAGCGGAAAGTCTTGAACCGATTCAGGTTGAAATCCGGGAAGGGCTTGCGCTGATGAACGGAACTTCCGTGATGTCGGGAATTGGGGTGGTTAACGCACATAAAGCAAACCAGTTAACTGATATTTCCCTTAAATTATCCTGTGCTATTAATGAAATTGTTCAGGCTTATGACGACCACTTGTCAGAAGTGCTGAACGGGACCAAGCTGCATGCCGGTCAACAGAAGATCGCATCAAAAATGCGTGCCCATTTATCCGACAGCAAGCTGATCCGGAAAAGAGCCGACCATTTATATACCCATTTTGAAGAGCAGGAGAAAGTATTCAAGGAAAAAGTTCAGGAATATTACTCTTTACGTTGTGTTCCGCAGATTTTGGGACCTGTCCTGGATACATTGGAATACACGGAAAAAGTATTGGAAAACGAGATCAATTCAGCAAACGATAACCCGATCATTAATGTGGAAGATCAGCATGTGTACCACGGCGGAAATTTCCATGGCGATTATATTTCGCTGGAAATGGACAAGCTGAAGATCGTGGTTACCAAACTGACGATGCTGGCAGAACGGCAGCTGAATTATCTTTTGAATGCAAAAATCAACGAAATCCTGCCTCCGTTTGTTAATTTGGGCAAGCTGGGCTTCAATTTCGGAATGCAGGGGGTTCAGTTTACGGCGACTTCCACAACTGCAGAAAGTCAGATGCTCTCCAACCCGATGTATGTTCACAGTATTCCTAATAATAATGACAATCAGGATATTGTAAGTATGGGGACAAATGCAGCGGTGATTTGCAGAAAGGTTATTGAAAATGCGTTTGAAGTGCTTACCATTGAAGCCATCACCATTGTTCAGGCTATCGAATATCTTGGGTTTCAGGATAAAATTTCATCGGCAACAAAAGAACTGTATGATGAAATAAGAAAGATTATTCCAGCATTTTCCAATGATATGGTGATGTATCCGTATCTGCAGGAAGTGAAAAATTATCTGAAAAATTTGTAA
- the fabG gene encoding 3-oxoacyl-ACP reductase FabG, producing the protein MKCAIITGGSRGIGRAICIKLAEEKNYHLLINYTSNEAAARETLAKVEELGATGEILKFDVGNAEETQAVLTQWQENNPNAIVEVIVNNAGITRDGLFMWMPSEDWNAVINTSLNGFFNVTNFFIQKLLRNKYGRIINMVSVSGVKGTAGQTNYSAAKGALVGATKALAQEVAKRNITVNAVAPGFIKTDMTQEFNEDELKAMIPANRFGEAEEVADLVAFLASKKSSYITGEVININGGIYS; encoded by the coding sequence ATGAAATGTGCAATCATCACAGGCGGCTCCAGGGGAATTGGAAGAGCTATCTGTATTAAACTGGCAGAAGAAAAGAATTATCATCTGCTGATTAACTACACTTCAAATGAGGCGGCGGCAAGAGAAACGCTGGCCAAAGTTGAAGAACTGGGGGCTACGGGAGAGATCCTGAAATTCGACGTTGGTAATGCCGAAGAAACACAGGCTGTTTTAACCCAATGGCAGGAAAACAATCCGAATGCAATCGTTGAGGTGATTGTAAACAATGCCGGGATCACGAGGGACGGATTGTTTATGTGGATGCCGAGCGAAGACTGGAATGCGGTGATCAACACAAGTCTGAACGGCTTTTTTAATGTAACGAACTTTTTCATTCAGAAGCTTTTGCGCAACAAATACGGACGGATCATCAATATGGTTTCCGTTTCCGGAGTAAAAGGGACCGCAGGACAAACCAATTATTCTGCCGCAAAAGGAGCTTTGGTAGGCGCTACAAAAGCGCTGGCACAGGAAGTAGCGAAAAGAAATATCACCGTGAATGCGGTGGCACCGGGATTCATCAAGACCGATATGACGCAGGAATTCAATGAAGATGAATTAAAAGCAATGATTCCTGCCAACCGTTTCGGTGAAGCAGAAGAGGTGGCTGATCTCGTAGCATTTTTAGCTTCGAAAAAATCATCGTACATTACAGGCGAAGTCATTAATATTAACGGCGGAATCTACTCATAA
- a CDS encoding beta-ketoacyl synthase, producing the protein MENRVVITGMGIYSCIGTSLEEVKESLFHGKSGIFLVDERKEFGFRSGLAGVVPKPDLKNLLNRRQRVSMGEESEYAYIATLDALKQAGIDQDFLDHHEVGILYGNDSVSQAVVESIDIAREKKDTTLMGSGAIFKSMNSTVTMNLSTIFKLRGINLTISAACASGSHSLGLAFMMIKNGFQDMIVCGGAQETNKYSMASFDGLGVFSVREDEPTKASRPFDSGRDGLIPSGGGATLIVESLESAQKRGANIIAEIVGYGFSSNGGHISTPNVDGPALAMGRALKQSGLTAQEIDYINAHATSTPIGDANEAKAIYEIFGGEVPVSSTKSMTGHECWMAGASEVIYSILMMQNGFIAPNINLEHPDDEAKKINLIAETKSQKIDVFLSNSFGFGGTNSALIVKKFN; encoded by the coding sequence ATGGAAAATAGGGTTGTCATTACCGGAATGGGAATTTATTCCTGCATCGGAACTTCTTTGGAAGAGGTGAAGGAATCTTTATTTCACGGGAAATCCGGTATTTTTTTAGTAGACGAAAGAAAAGAATTCGGGTTCAGATCCGGATTAGCGGGTGTTGTTCCGAAGCCGGACCTGAAAAATCTTCTCAACCGCAGGCAACGTGTGAGCATGGGGGAAGAAAGCGAATATGCGTATATCGCTACTTTAGATGCTTTAAAGCAGGCAGGTATAGACCAGGATTTTTTAGACCACCATGAGGTTGGAATTTTATACGGAAACGACAGTGTTTCCCAAGCTGTGGTGGAATCTATTGATATTGCCAGGGAGAAAAAAGATACGACCTTAATGGGTTCAGGAGCCATCTTCAAGTCGATGAACTCTACGGTAACGATGAATCTTTCCACAATTTTTAAATTGAGAGGGATTAATCTTACAATCAGTGCGGCTTGCGCAAGCGGTTCCCATTCTCTGGGATTGGCTTTTATGATGATTAAAAACGGGTTTCAGGATATGATCGTCTGCGGAGGAGCCCAGGAAACCAATAAATATTCAATGGCGAGCTTTGACGGGCTGGGGGTTTTCTCCGTACGTGAAGATGAACCGACTAAAGCTTCAAGGCCTTTTGATTCCGGCAGGGACGGGCTGATCCCGAGCGGCGGCGGCGCAACGCTTATCGTCGAAAGTCTCGAATCGGCACAGAAAAGAGGAGCCAACATCATCGCAGAAATCGTAGGTTACGGATTCTCATCAAACGGTGGACATATTTCCACTCCAAATGTGGATGGACCGGCACTGGCGATGGGAAGAGCATTAAAACAATCGGGCTTAACTGCACAAGAAATCGATTATATAAATGCTCATGCTACGTCAACCCCGATCGGCGATGCCAACGAGGCAAAAGCGATTTATGAAATCTTCGGTGGAGAAGTTCCCGTAAGCTCTACCAAATCCATGACCGGGCACGAATGCTGGATGGCCGGAGCGAGTGAAGTGATCTACTCAATCCTGATGATGCAGAACGGCTTTATTGCCCCGAATATTAATCTGGAACATCCTGATGATGAGGCAAAAAAGATAAATCTGATCGCCGAAACAAAAAGTCAAAAAATTGACGTATTTTTGTCGAATTCTTTCGGATTTGGGGGAACCAACTCCGCATTAATTGTTAAAAAATTTAATTAA
- a CDS encoding acyl carrier protein, producing the protein MEREKIIAIVNDFLVNEFEVDGDEISNGANLKTTLGLDSLDYIDMVVVIESNFGVKLGEADFKKMVTFDDFYTTIENKITEKNK; encoded by the coding sequence ATGGAAAGGGAAAAAATTATTGCGATCGTTAATGATTTTTTGGTGAATGAATTTGAGGTGGACGGTGATGAAATCAGCAACGGGGCAAACTTAAAAACGACGCTTGGGCTCGACAGCCTGGATTATATTGACATGGTGGTGGTGATCGAATCTAATTTCGGGGTGAAACTGGGGGAAGCAGACTTCAAGAAAATGGTGACGTTCGACGATTTCTACACCACGATTGAAAACAAAATCACAGAAAAGAATAAATAA
- a CDS encoding lipid A biosynthesis acyltransferase, with the protein MNKWKGKSKGTILGYRIFVWCIKNIGIRSSYFVLYFVAFYYFLFEKKSNTYYRYYFRERLKYSYWKTKISLFKNYFTFGTVLIDKTAISAGLRNKYTYEFDGIENLRNLLAEKKGGVLISAHIGNFEIAEHFFADIDFDCQINLVTTDQEVTVIKEYLESVSVKQSSIRFIYVKEDMSHIFEINEALSNNELICFTGDRYFEGSKFLESELLGKTAKFPAGPFLIASRLGVPVVYVYVMKENNLHYHLYARVAQNVKKRDAQGLLNSYTQNLESMIRKYPLQWFNYFDFWDNID; encoded by the coding sequence ATGAACAAGTGGAAAGGTAAATCCAAAGGAACCATCCTGGGCTACCGGATTTTTGTCTGGTGCATTAAAAATATCGGGATCCGAAGTTCCTATTTTGTGCTTTATTTTGTCGCTTTCTACTATTTCCTATTCGAGAAAAAAAGCAATACCTACTACCGGTACTATTTTCGGGAAAGACTGAAATACAGCTACTGGAAAACTAAAATCTCTTTATTTAAAAATTATTTCACTTTCGGAACCGTTCTCATTGATAAAACGGCCATTTCCGCAGGACTAAGGAATAAATATACCTACGAATTCGACGGAATTGAAAATCTGAGGAACCTGTTGGCAGAAAAAAAAGGCGGGGTGCTCATCAGCGCGCACATCGGAAACTTTGAAATTGCAGAACATTTTTTTGCCGATATCGATTTCGACTGCCAGATCAATTTAGTGACTACCGATCAGGAAGTTACCGTGATTAAGGAATACCTGGAAAGTGTTTCCGTAAAACAGAGCAGCATTAGATTTATTTATGTAAAAGAAGATATGTCCCATATTTTCGAGATCAATGAAGCATTGTCTAACAACGAGCTCATCTGCTTTACCGGCGACCGTTATTTCGAAGGCTCCAAGTTTCTGGAAAGTGAATTACTCGGTAAAACTGCCAAATTTCCGGCCGGGCCTTTTCTTATTGCCTCCAGATTGGGTGTTCCGGTAGTGTATGTCTATGTCATGAAAGAAAATAATCTTCATTACCATCTGTACGCGCGGGTCGCTCAAAATGTTAAAAAACGGGATGCCCAGGGCCTTCTCAACTCCTATACCCAAAATCTGGAATCCATGATCAGGAAATATCCCCTTCAGTGGTTCAATTATTTTGATTTTTGGGATAATATTGATTAA
- a CDS encoding NAD(P)/FAD-dependent oxidoreductase, whose translation MKKEFDILVIGSGLGGLVSALVLAKEGLKVCVLEKNNQYGGNLQTFSRDKLIFDTGVHYLGGLSEGQNLHQYFSYLGIMDELQLQQMDGNGYDKITFGDDKTEYPHAQGYSNFVEQLAWHFPEERENLENYCEEIQRVCSQFPRYNLVGKDNYNEEILHLNTKRFIESITQNTTLQSVLLGSNFLYAGDSENVPFYVHALTVNSYIQSAYKCIKGGSQISKLLIRRLREHGAEVHKHSEVSEFIFGDDQALTGVRISTGKEYYAKTFISNIEIRSAIRLIGEHRLKKSFLNRIKSWEPVSSCFSVYLVLKPHSVPDFNYNIYHYSNEGMVWNAHRYEKDSWPETYMLSSTESKHYPGFAESLTAISYMDFAEVEEWKNTFNTVAEEQNRGERYEKFKLAKAEKMIDELEKKIPGLRKSVKRIYTSSPLSYRDYIGSCNGNMYGYMKSSENPLKTMVSPRTKIDNLFLTGQSVNMHGILGCTIGAFNTCAEILGKEVIDERLIQLINKNKGEE comes from the coding sequence TTGAAAAAAGAATTTGATATACTGGTAATCGGCAGCGGATTGGGCGGTCTTGTTTCAGCGCTTGTTTTAGCGAAAGAAGGCCTGAAGGTGTGCGTGCTGGAGAAAAATAACCAGTATGGCGGAAATCTGCAGACTTTTTCCCGGGACAAGCTTATTTTCGATACCGGCGTTCATTATCTGGGCGGGCTTTCCGAAGGCCAGAACCTTCATCAGTATTTTTCCTATCTCGGGATCATGGATGAGCTTCAGCTTCAGCAGATGGATGGGAACGGATACGATAAAATTACTTTCGGAGACGACAAAACCGAATATCCTCATGCACAGGGCTACAGCAATTTTGTAGAACAGCTGGCCTGGCATTTTCCTGAAGAACGGGAGAATCTGGAAAATTATTGTGAAGAAATCCAGCGGGTTTGCAGTCAGTTTCCGAGATATAACCTGGTAGGGAAAGACAATTATAACGAAGAGATCCTGCATCTTAATACCAAACGGTTTATCGAATCCATTACACAAAACACGACACTGCAGTCGGTTTTGTTGGGATCGAATTTTTTATACGCCGGAGATTCAGAAAATGTACCGTTTTATGTTCATGCGCTAACGGTAAACTCTTATATTCAAAGTGCTTACAAGTGTATAAAGGGCGGAAGCCAGATATCCAAGCTGCTCATCCGCAGATTAAGGGAACACGGCGCGGAAGTTCATAAGCATTCGGAAGTTTCGGAATTTATATTTGGGGACGATCAGGCTTTAACCGGTGTAAGAATTTCGACCGGAAAAGAATATTATGCAAAGACATTTATTTCCAATATCGAAATCCGTTCTGCAATTCGGCTGATCGGTGAGCACCGTTTAAAAAAATCTTTTCTGAACAGGATTAAAAGCTGGGAACCGGTATCTTCCTGTTTCAGTGTATACCTGGTGCTGAAACCGCATTCGGTTCCGGATTTTAATTATAACATATACCATTATTCAAATGAAGGAATGGTATGGAATGCCCATCGTTATGAAAAAGATTCCTGGCCGGAAACGTATATGCTTTCTTCAACAGAATCAAAGCATTATCCCGGATTTGCCGAAAGCCTTACGGCAATTTCCTACATGGATTTTGCGGAGGTAGAAGAGTGGAAAAACACCTTTAATACCGTAGCAGAAGAGCAGAATCGGGGAGAGCGGTATGAAAAATTTAAGCTTGCGAAAGCTGAAAAGATGATTGATGAGCTGGAGAAGAAAATTCCCGGTTTGCGGAAGTCGGTTAAGAGAATCTATACTTCTTCGCCGCTGTCTTACCGCGATTATATCGGCAGCTGTAACGGAAATATGTACGGTTACATGAAAAGTTCTGAAAACCCTCTGAAAACAATGGTTTCTCCGAGAACAAAGATTGATAATCTTTTTCTTACCGGACAGTCTGTAAATATGCACGGAATCTTAGGCTGTACCATCGGCGCTTTCAATACCTGCGCGGAAATCCTTGGAAAGGAAGTGATTGATGAAAGATTAATACAACTGATTAATAAAAATAAAGGTGAAGAATAG
- a CDS encoding C45 family peptidase, translating to MNIIFFSLSLILNLTSCGIRKSVHHIPDIKQYSVEIPEVKKINDSVFSFHENYLTKNRQQLWELYITGNPLQLGYNNGALTQGLMQKQEDVFFSKVEGFVPSKFKQDLLRGFLKWYNRKMYLNIREDYQAELYGLSRYSSDKYNFITPKFLRSMYLHGAHDIGHAMQDLMMVGCTSLAVWNENTEDGDLLIGRNFDFYVGDDFAKNKLIEFVEPEGGIPYLSVSWPGMIGVVSGMNREGLTVTINAGKSKIPLTAKTPISLVTREILQYAKNIDEAIAIAKKRKVFVSESILVGSANDKNAVIIEVSPDNFGVYRVENTSKVFCTNHFQSEAYKNDKRNQKHILESHSEYRYEKLQELLQENKKLNPEKMAAILRDKSGLKGASIGYGNEKAINQLLAHHAVIFSSQKRLAWVSANPYQLGEFVCYDLNEIFSGKKPINGTLARSELNIPKDPFLDSQAFKNYEEYKFANGEISDAVNDKTIELTDGFIPHYQSLNPDFWLVYYQAGRYYFNRKEYSRAKTEFKKALSKEITTVPDRENVEKYLKKTEKKLKGE from the coding sequence CTGAATATAATATTTTTTAGCCTCAGCCTTATCCTGAACCTTACTTCCTGCGGCATCCGGAAATCCGTCCATCATATTCCGGACATCAAACAATATTCGGTTGAAATACCCGAGGTAAAGAAGATCAACGATTCGGTCTTCAGCTTTCACGAAAATTATTTAACCAAAAACAGGCAGCAGCTTTGGGAACTGTACATCACAGGAAACCCTTTGCAGCTGGGATACAACAATGGCGCGCTGACGCAAGGACTTATGCAGAAGCAGGAAGACGTTTTCTTTTCCAAAGTGGAAGGATTTGTTCCGTCAAAGTTCAAGCAGGACCTGTTGAGAGGCTTTTTAAAGTGGTACAACCGGAAAATGTACCTAAATATCCGGGAAGATTACCAGGCAGAATTGTACGGACTGTCCCGGTATTCTTCGGACAAATATAATTTTATTACCCCAAAATTTCTGAGAAGCATGTACCTGCACGGTGCCCACGACATCGGCCATGCTATGCAGGATCTGATGATGGTCGGCTGTACATCGCTTGCCGTCTGGAATGAAAATACGGAAGACGGTGACCTGCTGATCGGGCGGAATTTCGATTTTTATGTGGGTGATGATTTTGCTAAAAACAAGCTGATCGAATTTGTAGAGCCTGAAGGCGGGATCCCTTATCTTTCTGTAAGCTGGCCCGGAATGATCGGAGTAGTGTCCGGAATGAACAGGGAAGGGCTTACCGTAACCATCAACGCGGGAAAGTCTAAGATTCCCTTAACGGCAAAAACACCGATTTCTCTGGTGACAAGGGAAATTTTACAGTACGCCAAGAATATTGATGAAGCCATTGCCATTGCCAAAAAAAGAAAAGTTTTTGTATCGGAATCCATTCTGGTAGGAAGTGCCAACGATAAAAATGCCGTAATTATTGAGGTTTCTCCGGATAATTTCGGAGTATATAGAGTAGAGAATACCAGTAAGGTGTTTTGTACCAATCACTTCCAGTCGGAGGCTTACAAAAACGATAAAAGAAATCAGAAGCATATTCTCGAAAGCCATTCCGAATACCGTTATGAAAAGCTGCAGGAACTTTTGCAGGAAAATAAAAAGCTGAACCCCGAAAAGATGGCGGCCATTTTAAGGGATAAATCCGGGCTGAAAGGTGCAAGCATCGGTTATGGCAATGAAAAGGCGATCAATCAGCTGCTGGCCCATCATGCGGTGATCTTTTCGTCTCAGAAAAGGCTGGCCTGGGTTTCCGCCAATCCATACCAGCTGGGAGAATTTGTCTGCTATGATCTGAATGAAATTTTTTCCGGTAAAAAACCTATCAACGGAACGCTGGCAAGGTCTGAACTTAATATTCCCAAAGACCCTTTCTTAGATTCCCAGGCGTTTAAGAATTATGAGGAATACAAATTTGCCAATGGTGAAATCAGTGATGCAGTAAATGATAAAACGATAGAACTTACCGACGGATTTATCCCGCACTATCAATCGCTGAATCCGGACTTCTGGCTTGTTTACTATCAGGCCGGAAGGTATTATTTCAACAGAAAAGAATATTCCAGGGCGAAAACCGAATTCAAAAAAGCCTTGTCAAAGGAAATAACGACCGTTCCGGATCGCGAAAATGTTGAAAAATATCTGAAAAAGACGGAGAAGAAGCTGAAGGGTGAATAG
- a CDS encoding DUF2062 domain-containing protein: MTLPEVQNAISEKKICVLIPTYNNEKTLKRVIDGVLEYTQEVIVVNDGSTDSTAEILAFYPQLQVIHLPENKGKGNGLKTGFRKAKKLGYHYAITIDSDGQHYPDDIPVFVEALLYEKEDVLLIGNRNMAQDGIPKKSSFGNRFSNFWFWFETGIKLEDTQSGYRLYPLHKIPKKYFTPKFEFEIEIIVRTAWRHVPVKNVPVKVLYDPAERVSHFRPFKDFTRISILNTILVTITLLYIIPRNFINNFRKKSIRRFIKEDVLESDGTNRTKAFSIALGVFVGFSPFWGFHTLIVISLAVLFKLNKVLAFFASNVSLPPFIPFIIAASLFLGAPFVDGNSNILSQELNFDLVKNNLLQYLIGSMILAVSMSALAWIITFLLLKKVSPDKTDF; this comes from the coding sequence ATGACCCTTCCTGAAGTACAAAATGCAATTTCCGAAAAGAAAATCTGTGTTTTAATACCGACCTACAACAACGAGAAAACCCTGAAAAGAGTCATTGACGGTGTTCTCGAATATACCCAGGAAGTTATTGTTGTAAACGATGGTTCTACCGATTCCACCGCGGAAATTTTAGCCTTTTATCCTCAGCTTCAGGTTATCCATTTACCGGAAAACAAAGGAAAAGGCAACGGCCTTAAAACCGGCTTCAGGAAAGCAAAAAAACTGGGTTATCATTATGCCATCACCATTGATTCCGACGGCCAGCATTATCCCGACGACATCCCTGTTTTTGTAGAAGCACTGCTTTACGAAAAGGAAGATGTGCTGTTGATCGGTAACCGCAATATGGCCCAGGACGGAATTCCAAAGAAAAGCAGTTTCGGAAACCGCTTTTCCAACTTTTGGTTTTGGTTTGAGACGGGAATTAAGCTGGAAGATACCCAATCCGGTTACCGCCTTTACCCTTTGCATAAAATTCCGAAAAAATATTTTACCCCGAAATTTGAATTCGAGATCGAAATCATCGTACGAACTGCGTGGAGGCATGTTCCGGTAAAAAACGTTCCGGTAAAAGTGCTCTATGATCCCGCAGAAAGGGTATCGCATTTCAGGCCGTTCAAAGATTTTACAAGGATCAGCATCCTTAACACCATCTTGGTAACCATCACCCTGCTGTACATCATTCCGCGGAACTTTATCAATAATTTCCGAAAAAAAAGCATCCGCAGATTCATTAAGGAAGATGTGCTGGAAAGTGACGGAACCAACCGGACCAAAGCCTTTTCCATCGCGCTCGGCGTATTTGTGGGATTCTCTCCTTTTTGGGGGTTCCATACCCTGATTGTTATTTCGCTGGCGGTGCTTTTTAAGCTCAACAAAGTATTGGCTTTCTTTGCCTCCAACGTCAGCTTGCCGCCGTTCATTCCGTTTATTATTGCGGCTTCTCTCTTTCTCGGCGCTCCTTTTGTAGACGGCAACAGCAATATCCTGAGCCAGGAACTGAATTTTGACCTGGTAAAAAACAATCTGCTGCAATACTTGATCGGAAGTATGATTCTGGCTGTTTCAATGTCTGCACTGGCATGGATCATCACCTTTCTTCTTCTGAAAAAAGTGAGCCCGGACAAGACCGATTTTTAG
- a CDS encoding 3-hydroxyacyl-ACP dehydratase, giving the protein MQTILTDFYTLQSHEQAENGSFTAYISLNKDHEIFKGHFPGNPVTPGVCMMQIVKELAEEFTGLPLFLKTASNIKFMAIINPFETPDLKLQLDITQTDGEVKVKNTTSFGETIALKMSVNYQKLTS; this is encoded by the coding sequence ATGCAGACCATTCTTACCGATTTTTATACGTTACAATCGCACGAACAGGCTGAAAACGGAAGCTTTACGGCTTACATTTCCCTGAACAAAGACCATGAGATTTTCAAAGGCCATTTCCCGGGAAATCCGGTAACGCCGGGCGTATGCATGATGCAGATTGTGAAGGAACTTGCTGAAGAATTTACAGGTCTGCCTCTATTTTTAAAAACCGCTTCCAATATAAAATTCATGGCCATCATCAACCCGTTTGAAACACCGGACCTGAAACTGCAGCTGGATATTACGCAGACCGACGGAGAAGTGAAAGTAAAAAATACCACTTCCTTTGGCGAGACTATTGCATTAAAAATGTCAGTTAACTACCAAAAATTGACCTCATGA